The Prosthecobacter vanneervenii genome has a segment encoding these proteins:
- a CDS encoding PVC-type heme-binding CxxCH protein has product MMPSPLTFLVLLGTATLAYAAKPVFESPKITSTSAPRLQKVEASLKGAKELFLVVTDEGGISCDWADWIDPKLIMADGSTKDLTKLKWKTSSQGSGGTNVGKSAMGKPLLINGQSYTTGIGTHAYSVIAFDLPPGVQGFTAQVALDDGGMIRGGKPSDASIKFQVYTETPPGAPKPPPPLVDDGKTEVPADLFSVPEGLEVTVWATSPALFNPTNIDFDAQGRLWVAEGVNYRSKGSRRPEGDRIVILEDTTGSGRADKSTVFVQEPALAAPLGVAVLGNKIVVSQPPDLLVYTDVNSDGKFDPTVDKREALLTGFGGRQHDHSLHSVTAGPDGQWYWNQGNTGAKFTDRSGKTFSMGSPYMMQELAGLKSDDGHVWIGGFGARMNPDGTGVTIIGHNYRNSYEQTVTSFGDVFQSDNDDPPACRITPVMEGGNAGFASADGLRSWGADKRPGQDTPTAEWRQEDPGTMPAGDVYGGGSPTGVAFYENGALDKKWNGLLLACEAGKNVVFGYLPKHDGAGWKLERFDFMTSNKEKEFAGSDFLGGKPSGELKTRFRPSDVTVGPDGAIYVADWFDARVGGHGTLDERYTGTIYRIAPKGFISNVPALKLDTTEGQIAALKSPAPNVRFSGFNALKSQGAKAVPAVAALLKDDNAYIAARAAWLLAQMGKEGVAQVKPWLESKSEEQRLVAYRALRRAGVDVLSMASTMVNDSSAAVRREVALTLREVPEAQSLPLLVKLAQQFDGKDRAYLEALGLGAEGKEAGLYAAICQDKPATWTEAQAWTAWRLHPTTAVEAFKARALDSTLTEAQRKLMITGLAFVKSREAAGAMMELAVAKNFPMQELAKWWLLNRKGNDWQAYDVDNGLKTLGLYDPAKVKLLAVEMPPELKGVPELPTGAEIAKLAGDVQRGQAAIAVCFTCHKVGQQGVEFGPDLTAFGRQQPVEVIANAIANPSADISHGYEGSEIKTKNGLTITGMILSSGDPVMIKCMGGLVQTVPKDRIASQKKMSRSLMYQPQQLGLTPQSIRDIVAYLKSL; this is encoded by the coding sequence CTACGCTGCCAAGCCGGTGTTTGAAAGCCCGAAGATCACCAGCACCAGCGCCCCACGTCTGCAAAAGGTGGAGGCATCTCTCAAGGGAGCCAAGGAACTCTTCCTGGTGGTGACGGATGAAGGAGGCATCAGCTGCGACTGGGCGGACTGGATCGACCCCAAGCTCATCATGGCAGATGGCAGCACCAAGGACCTGACCAAGCTCAAGTGGAAAACCAGCAGCCAGGGCTCAGGCGGCACAAACGTGGGCAAATCCGCCATGGGCAAGCCCCTGCTGATCAACGGGCAGAGCTACACCACTGGCATCGGCACCCATGCCTACTCGGTCATAGCCTTCGATCTGCCGCCGGGGGTGCAAGGCTTCACGGCGCAGGTGGCACTGGATGACGGCGGTATGATCCGTGGTGGCAAACCCAGCGATGCCTCGATCAAATTTCAGGTGTACACCGAAACACCTCCCGGCGCGCCCAAGCCCCCGCCACCCCTCGTGGATGATGGCAAGACCGAGGTGCCTGCGGATCTTTTCTCGGTGCCCGAAGGGCTGGAGGTCACAGTCTGGGCCACCTCTCCGGCTTTGTTTAACCCCACCAACATCGACTTCGATGCCCAGGGCCGCCTCTGGGTGGCTGAAGGTGTAAACTACCGCAGCAAGGGGAGCCGCAGGCCCGAAGGCGACCGCATCGTAATTCTCGAAGACACCACCGGCTCAGGTCGTGCGGACAAGAGCACCGTCTTTGTGCAGGAGCCCGCATTAGCTGCACCGCTGGGTGTGGCGGTGCTGGGAAACAAGATCGTCGTCTCCCAGCCCCCTGATCTGCTGGTGTACACCGACGTGAATAGCGATGGCAAATTTGATCCCACCGTGGACAAGCGCGAGGCCCTGCTCACCGGCTTTGGCGGCCGCCAGCACGACCACAGCTTGCACAGTGTGACCGCCGGGCCTGACGGCCAGTGGTACTGGAACCAGGGAAACACTGGCGCGAAATTCACCGACCGCTCCGGCAAGACCTTCAGCATGGGCAGCCCCTACATGATGCAGGAACTGGCCGGCCTGAAAAGCGACGACGGCCATGTGTGGATCGGCGGCTTTGGCGCGCGCATGAATCCCGATGGCACAGGGGTGACGATCATCGGCCACAATTACCGAAACAGCTACGAGCAAACCGTCACCTCCTTTGGTGATGTGTTCCAGAGCGACAATGACGACCCGCCCGCCTGCCGCATCACCCCCGTGATGGAGGGGGGCAATGCAGGCTTTGCCTCCGCCGACGGCCTGCGCTCCTGGGGGGCCGACAAGCGCCCCGGTCAGGATACGCCCACCGCTGAGTGGCGTCAGGAAGACCCCGGCACCATGCCAGCAGGAGATGTTTATGGCGGCGGCTCGCCCACAGGCGTGGCCTTTTATGAAAACGGCGCGCTCGATAAAAAATGGAACGGCCTTCTTCTTGCCTGCGAGGCGGGCAAGAACGTCGTCTTTGGCTACCTGCCCAAGCACGATGGCGCAGGCTGGAAGCTGGAGCGTTTTGATTTCATGACCTCCAACAAGGAGAAGGAATTCGCCGGCTCCGATTTCCTCGGCGGCAAGCCCTCTGGCGAACTCAAGACGCGCTTCCGCCCCAGCGATGTGACGGTGGGCCCCGATGGTGCCATTTATGTAGCTGACTGGTTTGACGCCCGCGTGGGCGGCCACGGAACGCTGGACGAGCGCTACACCGGCACGATCTACCGGATCGCGCCAAAGGGTTTTATCTCCAATGTGCCTGCGCTGAAGCTGGACACCACCGAAGGCCAGATCGCCGCCCTGAAAAGCCCCGCGCCGAATGTGCGCTTCAGCGGCTTCAACGCGCTCAAATCCCAGGGTGCCAAAGCTGTGCCTGCCGTCGCTGCATTGCTCAAAGATGACAATGCCTACATCGCCGCCCGTGCCGCGTGGCTGCTCGCCCAGATGGGAAAAGAAGGAGTGGCCCAGGTGAAACCCTGGCTGGAGTCGAAGTCTGAAGAGCAGCGCCTCGTAGCTTACCGTGCCCTGCGCCGTGCCGGTGTGGATGTGCTGAGCATGGCCTCCACGATGGTCAATGATTCCTCCGCCGCCGTCCGTCGCGAAGTGGCGCTGACGCTGCGGGAGGTGCCAGAGGCTCAAAGCCTGCCGCTGCTCGTAAAGCTGGCTCAGCAGTTTGACGGCAAAGACCGTGCCTACCTCGAAGCACTTGGCCTCGGTGCCGAAGGCAAAGAGGCTGGACTCTATGCGGCCATCTGCCAGGACAAGCCAGCCACCTGGACAGAGGCTCAGGCCTGGACCGCGTGGCGCCTGCACCCGACTACGGCCGTGGAGGCCTTCAAAGCACGCGCTCTCGACAGCACACTGACCGAAGCCCAACGCAAGCTCATGATTACCGGACTGGCCTTCGTGAAAAGCCGCGAAGCCGCCGGTGCCATGATGGAGCTGGCCGTGGCAAAAAACTTCCCCATGCAAGAGCTGGCCAAATGGTGGCTGCTCAACCGCAAGGGCAACGACTGGCAGGCCTACGATGTGGACAACGGCCTCAAAACACTGGGCCTGTATGACCCGGCAAAAGTGAAGCTCCTTGCCGTAGAAATGCCGCCAGAACTCAAAGGAGTGCCCGAACTCCCCACGGGGGCGGAGATCGCCAAGCTGGCAGGAGACGTGCAGCGCGGACAGGCCGCGATAGCCGTTTGCTTCACATGTCACAAGGTGGGCCAGCAAGGCGTGGAATTCGGCCCCGATCTCACCGCCTTCGGCCGCCAGCAGCCGGTGGAGGTCATCGCCAATGCCATCGCCAATCCCTCCGCCGACATCTCGCACGGCTACGAGGGCAGCGAAATCAAGACCAAGAACGGCCTCACCATTACCGGCATGATCCTTTCCAGCGGAGACCCCGTCATGATCAAATGCATGGGCGGGCTGGTGCAGACCGTGCCCAAGGACCGCATCGCCAGCCAGAAGAAGATGAGCCGATCCCTGATGTACCAGCCTCAGCAGCTCGGCCTCACACCGCAGTCCATCCGGGACATTGTGGCCTATCTAAAGAGCCTGTAA